From a region of the Zingiber officinale cultivar Zhangliang chromosome 4B, Zo_v1.1, whole genome shotgun sequence genome:
- the LOC121978396 gene encoding brain acid soluble protein 1-like translates to MGLGEETACEEKRPGVVEAEDGADGEKRLEVVEAEDGADGGKRLKVEAAEDGADVEKRLEVEKAEDAADEEPKVERPKRDGEEPAEEEAPREKPVAEDEAAPAAVGAKEKGEAEEREKEEEAEETEGLGQLGGVGPA, encoded by the coding sequence ATGGGTTTGGGAGAAGAGACCGCCTGCGAGGAAAAGAGACCGGGGGTAGTAGAGGCGGAGGATGGAGCAGATGGCGAGAAAAGACTAGAGGTAGTAGAGGCGGAGGATGGAGCAGATGGCGGGAAAAGACTGAAGGTAGAAGCGGCGGAAGATGGAGCAGACGTCGAGAAAAGACTGGAGGTAGAAAAGGCTGAGGATGCGGCCGATGAGGAGCCAAAGGTTGAGAGGCCGAAGAGAGATGGGGAGGAACCGGCGGAGGAAGAAGCGCCTAGGGAGAAACCAGTGGCGGAAGATGAGGCGGCGCCAGCGGCGGTGGGAGCGAAGGAGAAGGGGGAggcggaggagagggagaaagaggaggaagcggAAGAGACTGAGGGTTTGGGTcaacttggaggagttgggccggcgtga
- the LOC121978395 gene encoding uncharacterized protein ycf23-like → MATWVEKVGAQGASVVVKGVCYDNPIGFTRAICVSSMDPLAFPSAVGAGAQMVEIGNYDSFYEMGIQFSPEQILKLIRETRRILPSITLSVTVPHMLSLPDQVKLAELLEQEGADIIQTEGGKYSSPSKPGVLGLIEKATPTLVAAYSISRAVQIPVMCSSGLSAVTAPMALTAGAAGVVCVLLLSNLIIICY, encoded by the exons ATGGCCACTTGGGTAGAGAAGGTCGGGGCTCAAGGGGCCTCTGTTGTTGTGAAGGGTGTTTGCTACGACAATCCGATTGGGTTCACTCGGGCT ATTTGTGTTTCCTCTATGGACCCTTTGGCATTTCCTTCTGCAGTGGGAGCAGGTGCCCAAATG GTGGAAATTGGAAATTATGATTCTTTCTACGAGATGGGAATTCAGTTTTCCCCTGAACAG ATTCTAAAGCTCATTAGAGAAACTAGAAGGATTCTTCCATCCATTACACTGTCTGTAACCGTGCCACACATGCTTAGTCTCCCTGATCAG GTGAAGCTAGCAGAGTTGCTGGAACAGGAAGGTGCTGATATAATCCAAACTGAAGGAGGGAAATACTCAAGTCCATCAAAACCTGGTGTCCTTGGTTTGATCGAGAAG GCCACACCAACGCTAGTAGCTGCATACTCCATTTCCCGAGCAGTTCAGATTCCAGTTATGTGCTCATCTGGATTAAGCGCTGTCACTGCACCTATGGCTTTAACAGCAGGAGCAGCTGGTGTGGTATGCGTTCTTTTGctttctaatctaatcattatctgctactag